The DNA segment TTCAAACCTATCTCTTATAGACCCTAAAACTAAGGGAGCTACAAGAGTTGGAATGAAAGTAGAAGGAGATAAGAAAGTAAGATTTGCAAAAAAATCTAATCAAGTACTATAGTAATGGCTTATACACCTAGACTAAAAGAGGAATACAAGAACAGAGTAATCTCTGCTCTTAAAGAGGAATTCGGATACACAAACGTAATGCAAGTTCCAAAACTTACAAAAATCGTTTTGAGTAAAGGAGTTGGTGCAGCAGTATCAGATAAGAAATTAATTGATTATGCTGTAGATGAATTGGCAAAAATCACTGGACAAAAAGCAGTTGCTACAATCTCTAAGAAAGACGTTGCGTCTTTCAAATTGAGAAAGGGTATGCCAATTGGAGCGATGGTAACATTGCGCGGTGAAAGAATGTACGAGTTTTTAGATAGACTTGTTACTTCAGCTTTACCACGAGTTAGAGACTTTAGCGGAATTAAAGCGAATGGTTTTGACGGTAGAGGAAATTATAACTTAGGTGTTCTAGAACAAATTATCTTCCCAGAAATTGACATTGATAAAGTGAATAAAATTACTGGAATGGATATTACGTTTGTAACGACTGCAGCTACTGATAAAGAAGCTAAATCATTGCTTACTGAACTAGGATTACCTTTTAAAAAGAACTAAGAAATGGCTAAAGAATCAATGAAAGCCCGTGAGCGCAAAAGAGAAAGAACGGTAGAAAAGTATGCTGAGAAAAGAAAAGCTTTGAAAGAAGCTGGAGATTTCGTAGGTTTGCAAAAATTACCGAAAAACGCTTCACCTGTTCGTCTGCACAATCGTTGCAATTTAACTGGTAGACCAAGAGGGTATATGCGTCAGTTTGGTCTATCACGTGTTACATTTCGTGAGATGGCAAGTAACGGTTTAATCCCTGGCGTTAAGAAAGCTAGTTGGTAGTTAATAATTATAAATGGATCTAAGGTTCAGTAAGATGAAAACCAAGATCATAAATTAATCTATATGTATACAGATCCTATTGCGGATTATCTAACACGTGTTAGAAATGCTGT comes from the Flavobacterium ardleyense genome and includes:
- the rplE gene encoding 50S ribosomal protein L5, which gives rise to MAYTPRLKEEYKNRVISALKEEFGYTNVMQVPKLTKIVLSKGVGAAVSDKKLIDYAVDELAKITGQKAVATISKKDVASFKLRKGMPIGAMVTLRGERMYEFLDRLVTSALPRVRDFSGIKANGFDGRGNYNLGVLEQIIFPEIDIDKVNKITGMDITFVTTAATDKEAKSLLTELGLPFKKN
- the rpsN gene encoding 30S ribosomal protein S14, which codes for MAKESMKARERKRERTVEKYAEKRKALKEAGDFVGLQKLPKNASPVRLHNRCNLTGRPRGYMRQFGLSRVTFREMASNGLIPGVKKASW